In a genomic window of Coprococcus eutactus:
- a CDS encoding YhgE/Pip domain-containing protein → MKNIWRVYISDLKRLTTNVVALSVVMGLCIIPSLYAWFNIMSNWDPYGESATSLMKISVYSEDEGIDLNGIKLVIGDMVTESLETNNTINWTFADNKKDALELIQSGECYAGIIIPKNFTKDMLSIMNGNIVNPSIEYYENSKKNAIATKITGKVKTTVQNEINTKLISTLTEIFANAGDYLSGSDIEGSDIISGLKSKLNHISSTLDNYIYMMNTFALLTESASDSIDTTKLLFPNIDSMASSGADSLGNLSDSVDISKDIVGSALSLMNTSLDTISSRLDELSSTVNNITVGSQGNSLSFIKEVDSKDPFSTEILDSIQNLIDSQSPEIADAKVQLEKLKNDLEQFTGDAKLTDSDIAELKSVITTDITKCKDRISDVKELINGDLSSTLTSSMSSMQSSLSQAQSILSDVPGTFSEINSTLTEYQSILNDGKANVQITVKYMSDLKDNINSLIQKLDSITASQSFQEIMSAIKENPQMIVDFISSPVQMNTVEVFAISNYGSAMAPFYTVLALWVGALILVALIHVKVKDSDEIPGVKPYQKFFGRYISFFVIGQVQTIITVFGDLFYVGIQCKHPIAFTLAAMMTSFVFTFLIYSLTVAFGNIGEAIAVVIMVIQVAGAGGTFPVEVLPSVYQYLYKFMPFSYCMNALRECVAGMYQHTYGKCLATLLIYVGISVIIGLLLAKPCAKLLDKLEHSKEKSGLFI, encoded by the coding sequence ATGAAAAATATATGGCGAGTATATATATCTGATCTGAAAAGACTCACAACAAACGTCGTAGCCCTGTCAGTGGTGATGGGACTGTGTATCATCCCATCTCTCTATGCCTGGTTCAACATCATGTCAAACTGGGATCCATACGGTGAATCAGCAACTTCTCTCATGAAGATATCTGTGTATTCTGAGGACGAGGGTATCGACCTGAACGGGATCAAGCTCGTTATCGGTGACATGGTGACAGAAAGCCTTGAGACAAATAATACCATAAACTGGACATTTGCGGACAATAAGAAAGATGCGCTTGAGCTGATACAGAGTGGTGAATGTTATGCCGGAATCATCATTCCAAAGAACTTTACAAAGGATATGCTGAGCATCATGAACGGCAATATCGTCAATCCAAGCATAGAATACTACGAAAACAGCAAAAAGAACGCCATAGCAACCAAGATCACAGGAAAGGTCAAGACCACTGTACAAAATGAGATCAACACAAAACTCATAAGTACCCTGACTGAAATTTTTGCAAATGCAGGTGATTATCTGTCCGGAAGCGATATTGAAGGCTCTGACATCATAAGCGGTCTGAAAAGCAAACTCAACCACATATCTTCCACTTTGGATAATTATATTTACATGATGAACACATTTGCCCTGCTCACAGAATCAGCATCGGATTCGATCGACACTACCAAGCTGCTTTTTCCCAATATAGACAGCATGGCTTCAAGTGGTGCTGACAGTCTGGGAAATCTCAGCGATAGTGTGGATATCAGCAAGGATATCGTGGGGTCAGCGCTCTCGCTCATGAATACAAGCCTTGACACTATATCGAGCAGACTAGACGAGTTATCCAGCACTGTGAATAATATCACTGTAGGCAGCCAGGGGAACTCATTATCATTCATAAAAGAAGTAGATTCAAAAGACCCCTTTTCCACTGAGATTCTTGATTCTATTCAGAACCTCATCGACAGCCAATCTCCAGAGATTGCAGATGCCAAGGTACAGCTCGAAAAGCTGAAGAACGATCTTGAACAGTTCACAGGTGATGCCAAGCTGACCGACTCAGATATAGCAGAACTCAAATCTGTCATAACAACAGATATAACCAAATGCAAAGACCGCATCTCCGATGTCAAGGAGCTGATAAATGGTGACCTATCCTCTACACTTACCAGCTCCATGTCAAGCATGCAGAGTTCTCTTTCCCAGGCGCAATCTATTCTGTCAGATGTTCCCGGAACATTTTCTGAGATAAACTCCACCCTCACCGAGTATCAGTCGATACTCAATGACGGAAAGGCAAATGTCCAGATCACTGTAAAATATATGTCTGATCTTAAGGATAACATAAACTCACTCATCCAGAAACTGGATAGTATAACAGCCAGTCAGAGCTTTCAGGAGATCATGTCCGCGATAAAGGAAAACCCACAGATGATCGTGGACTTCATATCATCTCCTGTCCAGATGAACACAGTGGAGGTATTTGCGATCAGCAATTACGGCTCGGCAATGGCACCATTTTACACTGTTCTTGCACTGTGGGTCGGTGCGCTCATCCTTGTGGCACTCATCCATGTCAAGGTGAAGGATAGCGACGAGATTCCGGGGGTGAAGCCATACCAGAAGTTCTTCGGAAGATACATAAGCTTTTTCGTGATAGGTCAGGTCCAAACTATCATAACAGTATTTGGCGATCTGTTCTATGTGGGAATACAGTGCAAGCATCCGATAGCATTTACACTGGCTGCGATGATGACCAGCTTTGTGTTCACATTCCTGATCTACTCTCTCACCGTGGCATTTGGCAATATCGGTGAGGCCATCGCAGTGGTTATCATGGTCATACAGGTTGCCGGAGCAGGTGGAACTTTCCCTGTGGAAGTTCTTCCATCAGTCTACCAGTACCTGTACAAATTCATGCCGTTCTCATACTGCATGAACGCCCTTAGGGAATGTGTTGCCGGAATGTATCAGCACACCTACGGCAAATGTCTTGCCACACTGCTGATATATGTTGGTATATCGGTGATCATAGGTCTGCTGCTGGCTAAGCCTTGTGCAAAGCTTCTCGACAAGCTGGAACACAGCAAGGAGAAATCTGGTTTGTTTATATAA
- the trpS gene encoding tryptophan--tRNA ligase, whose protein sequence is MKQVILTGDRPTGRLHVGHYVGSLKRRVDLQNSGRYDEIYIMVADAQALTDNAEHPEKVRQNIMQVALDYLACGIDPEKSTIFIQSMVPELTELTFYYMNLVTVARVQRNPTVKAEIKMRNFEASIPVGFFCYPISQAADITAFKATEVPVGEDQMPMIEQCKEIVHKFNSVYGETLVDPKIVLPDNEACLRLPGTDGKAKMSKSLGNCIYLSEDPADIKKKVMSMYTDPNHIRVEDPGQVEGNSVFTYLDAFSKPEYFEEFLPDYSGMDELKEHYSRGGLGDVKVKKFLNNVLQAELAPIRERRQMWEKRPQDVYDILKSGSEVARAKAAETLSDVRRAMKIDYFENDNLFK, encoded by the coding sequence ATGAAACAGGTAATATTAACAGGCGACCGTCCTACGGGCCGCCTTCATGTGGGACACTATGTAGGATCACTTAAGAGAAGAGTCGATCTTCAGAATTCGGGCAGGTATGATGAGATATACATCATGGTGGCTGACGCACAGGCGCTTACAGACAACGCAGAGCATCCAGAGAAGGTCAGACAGAACATTATGCAGGTTGCTCTTGATTATCTTGCCTGTGGCATAGATCCTGAGAAGTCTACAATATTCATCCAGTCAATGGTGCCTGAGCTTACAGAGCTTACATTTTACTATATGAATCTTGTCACAGTTGCAAGAGTTCAGAGAAATCCGACCGTAAAGGCAGAGATCAAGATGAGAAATTTTGAGGCAAGCATTCCAGTTGGATTCTTCTGTTATCCTATCAGCCAGGCTGCAGATATCACAGCATTCAAAGCTACAGAGGTTCCAGTTGGAGAGGATCAGATGCCTATGATCGAGCAGTGTAAGGAAATCGTTCACAAGTTCAATTCAGTATACGGAGAGACTCTTGTTGATCCAAAGATTGTCCTTCCGGACAACGAGGCATGTCTCAGACTTCCAGGTACAGATGGTAAGGCCAAGATGAGTAAGTCACTTGGAAACTGTATCTACCTGTCAGAGGATCCTGCAGATATCAAGAAGAAGGTTATGTCCATGTACACAGATCCAAATCACATCCGTGTTGAGGATCCGGGACAGGTTGAGGGCAACTCGGTATTTACTTATCTTGACGCATTCAGCAAGCCAGAGTATTTCGAGGAGTTCCTTCCAGACTACAGTGGTATGGATGAACTCAAGGAGCACTACAGCAGAGGCGGTCTCGGCGATGTAAAGGTCAAGAAGTTCCTGAACAATGTTCTTCAGGCTGAGCTTGCACCTATCAGAGAGCGTCGTCAGATGTGGGAGAAGAGACCACAGGATGTATATGACATCTTAAAGAGTGGCAGCGAGGTTGCCAGAGCAAAGGCAGCAGAGACACTTTCTGATGTAAGACGCGCTATGAAGATAGATTACTTTGAGAATGACAACTTATTTAAATAA
- a CDS encoding ATP-dependent 6-phosphofructokinase, translating into MSDIRKIAVLTSGGDAPGMNSAVRAVVVSAINSGIEIVGVMRGYEGLIDWETQPLGLADVRNINNQGGTILFTSRSERFLQKEYREQAAKNLRDHDIDALVAIGGDGTLRGAIAFQDEGINTICIPGTIDRDVACSEYTLGFDTAANTAMEAIDRIRDSSVSHGRCSVVEVMGRKRGYIALWAGMATSADAIIIPEKWDGDFDSIIDTIKAKHADGRNSYLVVVAEGVTDAPELAQMILDKTGIESRVSVLGYIQRGGQPTAKDRMYGSLMGAYAVDVLKKGGTNRMVAIKNDILIDYDIKEAIDIQNNQLDSFQYELSKLLAE; encoded by the coding sequence ATGAGTGACATACGAAAGATAGCGGTTCTGACCAGCGGAGGAGATGCTCCGGGCATGAATTCAGCTGTTAGGGCTGTGGTTGTATCGGCCATCAACAGTGGAATAGAGATAGTCGGCGTGATGCGTGGTTACGAAGGACTTATCGACTGGGAGACACAGCCGCTCGGTCTGGCGGACGTCAGGAACATAAACAATCAGGGTGGAACGATACTTTTCACCAGCAGAAGCGAGAGATTCCTTCAGAAAGAATACCGCGAGCAGGCGGCAAAGAATCTGAGAGATCACGATATAGATGCACTTGTTGCCATCGGTGGGGATGGAACACTCCGCGGAGCCATAGCATTTCAGGATGAGGGTATCAATACTATCTGTATCCCTGGAACAATAGACAGGGATGTGGCATGTTCTGAGTATACGCTGGGATTTGACACAGCGGCGAATACAGCCATGGAGGCTATTGACAGGATAAGAGATTCATCGGTTTCTCATGGAAGATGCAGCGTCGTGGAGGTCATGGGACGAAAGAGAGGCTATATAGCGCTCTGGGCAGGCATGGCGACGTCGGCGGATGCCATCATAATTCCTGAGAAATGGGATGGCGACTTTGACAGTATCATAGATACGATAAAGGCAAAGCATGCTGACGGAAGAAACAGTTATCTTGTTGTAGTTGCTGAGGGCGTAACGGATGCACCGGAGCTTGCGCAGATGATCCTGGATAAGACAGGCATAGAATCAAGAGTGTCGGTGCTGGGGTACATACAGAGAGGCGGTCAGCCTACAGCAAAGGACAGGATGTACGGCTCGCTTATGGGGGCGTATGCTGTGGATGTACTCAAAAAGGGCGGCACAAACCGCATGGTGGCTATCAAGAATGATATACTTATAGATTACGATATAAAAGAGGCAATAGATATACAGAACAATCAGCTTGATTCATTCCAGTATGAGCTGAGTAAGCTGCTGGCTGAGTAA
- a CDS encoding serine O-acetyltransferase, which yields MDRSDKQRIEGIVQRILDDFGDDRAINKTDLCNEPDKTAIIDVIDKLMKILYPGYYSDKLYKIYSLKNNMSVIIEDVIFHLKKQIMIVLRYCKKFPELTDAELEDKAMDITYEFMDKIPQIRDYLETDIQAAFDGDPAAGSKDEVILSYPGLYAISVYRMAHELCLLDVPMIPRIMTEHAHSVTGIDIHPGATIGKYFFIDHGTGIVIGETTIIGEHVKIYQGVTLGGLSTQGGQKLKGAKRHPTIGDNVTIYSGASILGGETIIEDNVVVGGNTFITNSVEKDTRVTAKKQELQYKNN from the coding sequence ATGGATAGATCAGATAAACAGAGAATTGAGGGAATCGTGCAGAGGATACTGGATGATTTCGGCGATGACAGAGCCATCAACAAGACGGATCTGTGCAACGAGCCGGATAAGACAGCCATTATCGATGTGATCGACAAACTCATGAAGATTCTGTATCCGGGTTATTACAGCGACAAGCTGTATAAGATATACAGTCTGAAGAATAACATGTCTGTTATCATAGAGGATGTAATATTCCATCTGAAGAAGCAGATCATGATAGTTCTCAGGTATTGCAAAAAGTTTCCTGAACTCACAGATGCAGAGCTTGAGGACAAGGCGATGGATATAACATATGAATTCATGGATAAGATACCTCAGATAAGGGATTATCTTGAGACTGATATCCAGGCGGCATTTGACGGAGATCCTGCTGCGGGCAGCAAGGATGAGGTCATACTTTCATACCCTGGACTTTATGCGATATCTGTATACCGCATGGCACATGAGCTTTGTCTGCTGGATGTTCCGATGATACCCAGGATCATGACCGAGCACGCCCACAGCGTGACCGGAATAGACATTCATCCGGGGGCCACCATAGGAAAGTATTTCTTTATTGACCATGGTACAGGAATCGTTATCGGCGAGACGACTATTATCGGCGAGCATGTGAAGATATATCAGGGTGTGACACTTGGAGGACTCTCTACACAGGGAGGTCAGAAGCTCAAGGGAGCCAAGAGGCATCCAACCATCGGTGACAATGTAACCATCTATTCAGGCGCGTCCATCCTTGGAGGCGAGACTATCATCGAGGACAACGTTGTTGTGGGTGGTAATACATTTATAACCAACTCAGTAGAGAAGGATACAAGGGTTACTGCCAAGAAGCAGGAGCTTCAGTATAAAAATAATTAG
- a CDS encoding branched-chain amino acid transporter permease: MDTRYILIGIAVSAVVTFALRALPFVIFGGKRRMPEMLEKLGKVLPATIMAVLIVYCLKGAVTAPVATGIPSLVGVLVTGGTYKWRHNTLLSILLGTVSYMVMLRLV; encoded by the coding sequence ATGGATACAAGATACATATTAATAGGAATTGCGGTGTCGGCAGTTGTAACATTTGCACTGAGGGCACTTCCATTCGTCATATTTGGTGGAAAAAGGCGGATGCCGGAGATGCTGGAAAAGCTCGGTAAGGTGCTTCCGGCGACCATCATGGCGGTACTCATAGTGTACTGTCTGAAGGGGGCGGTGACGGCTCCGGTGGCAACTGGAATACCAAGTCTCGTTGGCGTTCTGGTGACAGGCGGGACATACAAATGGAGGCACAATACGCTTCTGAGTATCCTGCTGGGGACTGTGAGTTATATGGTGATGTTGCGTCTGGTATGA